The Atribacterota bacterium genome contains the following window.
TTCTCCTTAGCATTCTTTATAATAGTATTAATAAGTATTTTAAAGTGAGTATTAGATTGGGCGGTAGAAATAATAAAATAATCAGCGATAACTGATATTTTTCTTATGTCCAGAATAATAGTATCTTTAGCTTTTTTTTCTTCTAATACTTTAGCAAAAAATATGACAATATTTCTGCTATTTTTAA
Protein-coding sequences here:
- the rsfS gene encoding ribosome silencing factor, producing MIKNSRNIVIFFAKVLEEKKAKDTIILDIRKISVIADYFIISTAQSNTHFKILINTIIKNAKENNIQRNLSYEGSENTGWVLLDCGDIVIHLFSEEKRDYYHLEQLWQEAKKIKSWK